From a single Novipirellula caenicola genomic region:
- a CDS encoding dienelactone hydrolase family protein, producing the protein MRFVFALLMIGMGASLVQAEVQTKEVTYQDGDVTLEGFVAWDPAAISEPVPGILVVHQWMGQTNYERGRCKQLAELGYVAFALDIYGKGNRPANPQEAAKVSGTFKNNSALYRKRLNLGLQQLLAQKGVDENQIAAIGYCFGGKGVLELARSGADVDGVVSFHGALDSPSPEDGKNIKAKVLICHGADDPFVPEADIDAMKKEFNEANVDWQMIYYSGAVHSFTQPMAGNDNSRGAAYNAKADQRSWVAMKAFFAELFD; encoded by the coding sequence ATGCGTTTCGTCTTTGCGTTGTTGATGATCGGAATGGGAGCTTCGCTGGTTCAAGCCGAAGTGCAAACCAAAGAAGTCACCTATCAGGATGGCGACGTGACACTCGAAGGTTTTGTCGCTTGGGATCCGGCTGCGATTTCCGAGCCCGTACCCGGTATCTTGGTGGTCCATCAATGGATGGGGCAAACCAACTACGAACGAGGTCGATGCAAACAATTGGCGGAATTGGGTTACGTCGCGTTTGCGTTGGACATTTACGGGAAAGGCAACCGGCCTGCAAATCCGCAGGAAGCGGCGAAAGTTTCGGGGACGTTCAAAAACAATTCGGCGCTCTACCGAAAACGTTTGAATTTGGGATTGCAACAATTGTTGGCGCAAAAGGGAGTCGACGAGAACCAAATCGCTGCAATCGGTTACTGTTTTGGTGGCAAGGGGGTGCTTGAATTGGCGCGTAGCGGTGCCGATGTCGATGGTGTCGTCAGCTTTCACGGAGCACTGGATTCCCCGAGTCCCGAAGATGGCAAGAACATCAAGGCCAAGGTGCTGATTTGTCACGGAGCCGATGATCCGTTTGTCCCCGAAGCCGACATCGACGCGATGAAGAAAGAGTTCAATGAAGCCAATGTGGATTGGCAAATGATTTACTACTCCGGAGCCGTGCACTCGTTCACGCAGCCGATGGCCGGCAACGATAACTCTCGCGGCGCCGCCTACAACGCCAAAGCCGACCAGCGATCATGGGTTGCGATGAAGGCATTTTTCGCCGAGTTGTTTGATTGA
- the yidD gene encoding membrane protein insertion efficiency factor YidD, translating into MFKTIHRWIIVIVLAPIRFYQMAISPMIGPNCRFTPTCSQYAIEAIRKYGVLRGSIKAVWRILRCHPWNPGGYDPP; encoded by the coding sequence ATGTTCAAAACGATTCACCGCTGGATCATCGTGATCGTGCTTGCTCCCATCCGTTTTTATCAGATGGCGATCAGCCCGATGATAGGTCCCAATTGTCGTTTTACGCCCACGTGCAGCCAGTATGCGATCGAAGCGATCCGCAAATACGGGGTGCTGCGAGGCAGCATCAAAGCGGTGTGGCGTATTCTGCGTTGCCATCCCTGGAACCCAGGCGGCTATGACCCGCCTTGA
- a CDS encoding calcium/sodium antiporter translates to MFTQQPPSCYAKIDSQMTYVLLLVGLVILVVGAELLVRGSVTLAAFAGVSPLIIGLTVVAFGTSAPELAVSSVSSLKGDSEIALGNVIGSNICNILLILGISAVIVPLTVSSQLVRLDVPVMIASSLAVWGTGYDGAITRVEGILLFLGFVLYTIYMIRKGRREEASRRSAIELEPDFLAHPTLSIGQATLNAVYILIGLGMLVLGAQLLVDSAVKIATEFGISEIVIGLTIVAIGTSLPELATSVVAAMKGQRDLAVGNAVGSNMFNLMIVLPAAAVLSPAGVPVTTSVLWFDLAVMAMIALICWPIFISRSTVSRFEGAVMLMLFAAYTAILVAEATNYDSVQTLKTGYSIFILPAVIAVVSIAALIHIRDGRSESAVAQTKT, encoded by the coding sequence ATGTTCACCCAACAGCCCCCCTCTTGTTACGCAAAGATTGATTCCCAGATGACCTACGTGTTGCTTCTTGTCGGACTCGTGATCCTTGTGGTCGGAGCGGAACTGCTGGTACGTGGTTCGGTGACGCTTGCGGCATTTGCAGGCGTTTCGCCTCTGATCATCGGCTTGACTGTCGTGGCATTTGGAACGAGTGCCCCTGAGCTAGCCGTTTCATCGGTTTCCAGTTTAAAGGGGGATTCGGAAATCGCCTTGGGCAACGTGATCGGCAGCAACATTTGCAATATCCTGCTGATTCTGGGAATCTCGGCAGTGATCGTTCCGCTCACCGTGTCGTCCCAATTGGTTCGCTTGGATGTTCCGGTGATGATCGCGTCCTCGTTGGCGGTATGGGGAACCGGCTACGACGGGGCGATCACCCGTGTCGAAGGGATCCTGCTGTTTCTCGGCTTTGTCCTCTATACGATTTACATGATTCGCAAAGGCCGACGCGAGGAAGCGTCGCGGCGGAGTGCGATTGAATTGGAACCCGACTTCCTAGCCCACCCAACCTTGTCCATCGGCCAAGCCACTTTGAACGCCGTTTACATCTTGATCGGTTTGGGAATGCTCGTCCTGGGCGCTCAATTGCTGGTGGATTCAGCAGTGAAAATCGCGACCGAGTTTGGGATCAGCGAGATTGTCATCGGGTTGACCATCGTCGCGATTGGGACTTCGCTTCCCGAGTTAGCGACGTCGGTGGTCGCCGCGATGAAAGGGCAACGTGACTTGGCCGTCGGAAACGCTGTGGGCAGCAACATGTTTAATTTGATGATCGTATTGCCAGCGGCGGCGGTATTGTCCCCCGCCGGCGTGCCGGTAACGACATCGGTGTTGTGGTTTGATCTGGCCGTGATGGCGATGATCGCGCTGATCTGTTGGCCTATTTTCATCAGCCGCTCGACCGTGTCACGGTTCGAAGGCGCCGTGATGCTGATGTTGTTTGCAGCCTACACCGCGATCCTGGTTGCGGAAGCGACGAACTATGATTCCGTGCAAACCCTAAAAACCGGTTATTCGATTTTCATCCTGCCCGCCGTGATTGCGGTCGTTAGCATCGCCGCGTTGATTCATATCCGAGATGGTCGCAGCGAATCTGCGGTTGCGCAAACCAAGACCTAG